ACATACGAGTTTTTGACTGCCAAAATACTACTAACATTAATTGCAGACAGAAGAACAAATGTGATCAGCAACAACAAGTATTTAGATACAATATGGCCTATTCTCATTCTAGAATTCTCCCAATTTACTCTTGAGGTTGATATATATATAGTTTTCTTTTACAGAAGAACTGGTTGTCTATGCTTCTCTCCGGTATGCGATTACCATTGCAACTGAGGTTCGTGCTAGCATTGCAAGGTCACCGTGTTTTCTGGCCCTACGACATGAGAGTAAGGGATGCGAAGATCACTTAGCTATCTATTTTCCTTCTCTCATCAACTACAGTAGTCTTTTCGGGGCGTTTACTCCTTCCAATAGCGAGTTCTGATCTGTCTCCTGGTTTATGACTGTTTCCATTGATACGGCTAGTCCGCATCTGTTGGGTATCTTCGCTTCAATCGGGTTTAAGAAGCAACATCTCAGGCATATTTTAGGCTTGAAGGTGGACTTCACGATTAAAAATAAAAGGTGTTCAACCATTAAACCTATAGTTTGGCGCTGGGGAATAGGTTACATTTCGGTTTAAATTCTCGGCGAATTTGTCTGTAACGAGATTTGTTTATGGAGAATCTCATTTCATATTCTTTCTCCCTCTTAAAAATGTAGTAAGTTATGGAACTATTCCAACTTTAAGAAGATAGAGGTTCTGATATTCCGTGTTTACCCTGTTGTATTTGCTTTGAAGGATGTCGCTAATTTTTTGCCAATCTTCAGCTATTTTTGGCCAAAACTCGCTGGCTACAACTTGCTTCGTTACATAGTCTTTCATAGACTTTTCTCGTTTTATTGTCCTTAGGCGCCAATCAATGCCAATGAGCCCTGCACGCCTTAAATGTTGGATGTTATGCCCGACTTGGTCGTGGTCAAGAGGATAGTTTACGCTTCTCGTTAAATCGTCAAGTAAGGAATCGATGGAGATTTCATCTTCAGGACGTAGACAGATTATGGCCACCATGTCTTGGACAAGCCTTGCGGTTTTGGTGAGATAAAGCCCTGCACGCCTTTTCGGAATCAAAACCTGTTCCAAGCGGTAGCCATGCCTCTTATAAAACCAGATTTTGACAATTTCGGCTAAGACTATATAGGCGCCGAGAATGGCTGCTAGGGCTATGAAGAAGGGTGCTGGAGGCTCTACAAATTCAAAAATTTTTCCTACAGGCGTATAAGGTAGTATTAGCGCGAAAGCAACTATCACTATGCTGCTTAGAATTAGGAGTTTGCTTGGCTTGCTTTTCCAGAAGGGCGACTTTTTTGTTCTGATAACAAAGATTACAAGGGTTTGCGAAGATAGGGATTCAATGAACCAAG
This genomic interval from Candidatus Bathyarchaeota archaeon contains the following:
- a CDS encoding cation transporting ATPase C-terminal domain-containing protein, translating into WFIESLSSQTLVIFVIRTKKSPFWKSKPSKLLILSSIVIVAFALILPYTPVGKIFEFVEPPAPFFIALAAILGAYIVLAEIVKIWFYKRHGYRLEQVLIPKRRAGLYLTKTARLVQDMVAIICLRPEDEISIDSLLDDLTRSVNYPLDHDQVGHNIQHLRRAGLIGIDWRLRTIKREKSMKDYVTKQVVASEFWPKIAEDWQKISDILQSKYNRVNTEYQNLYLLKVGIVP